A genomic segment from Nicotiana tabacum cultivar K326 chromosome 7, ASM71507v2, whole genome shotgun sequence encodes:
- the LOC107771709 gene encoding uncharacterized protein LOC107771709 — MEKNEVMDGSDIMKLVGNEAVFSNFVDHKFEELDIDQDGKLSVKELQPAVADIGVALGLPAQGSSPESDHIYSEVLQEFTHGKQEKVSKTEFKEVLSDILLGMAAGLKRDPIVLLRMDGEDLLEFVKSPAFEPEILSIFSEIELPDGSLKDHIIKAFEKLTVDQGMPPASDSWVMSNVVEPVVESCIGASNEQPVSQETFLAEFKKVAESAAQRLKEQPVIVAHSENTFDGSGIRRLLSNKFELDKALDSAVKTVPKDRHGKMSKEYLRVALDLLAPSAGLPPIGAVDQMDKIIIEACKMLDADDGKMVKEEEFKKLLTEILGSMMLQLEGNPVSVSTNSVVHEPLASASTLLQPPSNSEM, encoded by the exons ATGGAGAAAAATGAAGTGATGGACGGTTCAGATATAATGAAGTTAGTTGGAAATGAGGCAGTGTTTAGTAATTTTGTAGATCATAAGTTTGAAGAACTGGACATAGACCAAGACGGTAAGCTTTCTGTAAAAGAGTTACAACCTGCTGTTGCTGATATTGGTGTTGCTCTTGGTTTACCTGCTCAAGGTTCTTCTCCTGAATCTGATCATATTTACTCTGAG GTTCTTCAAGAGTTCACACATGGAAAACAAGAGAAGGTAAGCAAGACTGAGTTCAAAGAGGTTCTTTCAGATATTCTACTAGGCATGGCTGCTGGTCTAAAGAGAGATCCAATTGTACTTCTTCGTATGGATGGCGAAGACCTTCTTGAGTTCGTTAAAAGTCCTGCATTTGAACCTGAAATTCTCTCCATATTCTCTGAGATAGAATTGCCTGATGGATCTCTTAAAGATCACATTATCAAGGCTTTTGAGAAGCTTACAGTTGATCAAGGGATGCCTCCTGCTTCAGATTCATGG GTAATGAGTAATGTTGTGGAGCCAGTGGTTGAATCCTGCATTGGAGCATCTAATGAACAACCTGTTTCACAAGAGACATTCTTGGCTGAATTTAAGAAAGTTGCAGAGAGTGCCGCTCAACGTCTCAAGGAGCAACCAGTGATTGTTGCTCACAGCGAAAACACATTTGATGGAAGTGGAATTAGAAGACTATTGTCTAACAAGTTTGAATTGGATAAG GCGCTGGATTCTGCTGTAAAGACTGTACCCAAAGATCGCCATGGGAAAATGTCAAAGGAATACTTACGAGTTGCACTCGATCTCCTTGCACCATCAGCTGGCTTACCTCCCATCGGTGCTGTTGACCAG ATGGATAAGATCATAATTGAAGCTTGtaagatgttggatgctgatgatGGGAAGATGGTTAAAGAGGAAGAGTTCAAGAAGTTACTGACAGAAATATTGGGGAGCATGATGCTGCAATTAGAAGGAAATCCAGTTTCAGTGTCCACAAACTCAGTTGTGCATGAGCCTCTTGCTTCTGCCTCTACACTGTTGCAGCCTCCATCTAATTCTGAGATGTAA
- the LOC107771716 gene encoding pentatricopeptide repeat-containing protein MRL1, chloroplastic isoform X1 produces MDSIFSPKPHTLSLISCSPISSSLIPRRHQCFFGSSHNNLRSPVLLRSRRKCRNIGFQFGAHSSPFVLRASLDSQSVVVVAAVVTISALTIIFFEFSKRNANLKEISAELTLALRRQIRHVMNWFPRHVFALINIQEEKSVETSMTEVSKVSNELEDAGTDVQLGGAYLMQTVITNKIESADANQMASSSGGSLTLGAPGSNTHAESDVVPSSSFVAESLNNYLQEHLQGTKTSNRLTTEEVSSEHSVGLFPAINIDKGIEETKKTDHALMADGGLKIAHKHVAEDEVSIHNLIFRDSARKELYSFFEASTKSLNGQKALTSHASGERISVFSHTSKVSSIQAEDFKEKSPHGCYKEGPFNNKDFGKRKNHFTKKEKSILLDNGTTKQFQIPNPKGIQVCDGPQPSDQFRAYRRFLREGRLMDCIEMLDNMERHGSLNMDKVYHAGFFQACKSQKAVKEAFRFTKLIQNPTLSTFNMLLSVCATSRDLEGAFRVVQLVRETGLKPDCKLYTTLISTCAKSGKVDTMFEVFHEMVNAGVEPNVNTYGALIDGCAKAGQVAKAFGAYGIMRSKNVKPDRVVFNALITACGQSGAVDRAFDVLSEMKAEARPIEPDQITVGALMKACANAGQVDRALDVYRMIDKYDIKGTAEVYTIAVNCCSQNGNWDFARSIYDDMTRKGVYPDEMFISALVDVAGHAGKLDAAFDVLEEARTKGINVGSMSYSSLMGACSNAKNWQKALELYEDVKGVKLKPTVSMMNALVTALCDADQYQKALEIFSEMKRVDLCPNTITYSTLLVASEKKDDLDIGLMLLSHAKKDGVSPNLVMCRCLLAMCLRRFQKACTLGEPVLSYNSGRLQLDSKWTSLALMIYRETIAAGVVPTMDELSLVLGCLQLPRDASLKERLIENLGLTVETSKGSNLCSLIDGFGEYDSRAFSLLEEAASLGTIPLTSLKGNPVAVDARNLHIHTAQVYLLTVLKGLKHRLAAGAKIPNISILLPVEQSHIQTPTGEKTIKIAGRINRAVAALLRRLGLPYQGNESYGKIRINGVIVKKWFQPKLESPFSWEQTDLSFSPTRLRKGISHQQRNIRAGNLSLD; encoded by the exons ATGGACTCAATATTCTCTCCAAAACCTCACACGCTTTCTCTAATATCTTGCTCTCCAATCTCCTCTTCTCTTATTCCTCGCCGCCACCAATGCTTCTTCGGTTCTAGCCATAATAATTTACGGTCTCCTGTCCTTCTTCGCTCGCGGAGGAAATGTCGAAATATCGGCTTTCAATTTGGCGCTCACTCTTCGCCATTTGTCCTCAGAGCTTCTCTTGATTCGCAATCGGTTGTCGTTGTTGCTGCCGTTGTCACTATCTCTGCTCTTACAAtcatcttttttgaattttccaaaCGAAATGCCAATTTAAAGGAG ATTTCAGCTGAGCTTACTCTTGCTTTGCGGCGACAAATAAGACATGTGATGAACTGGTTTCCACGTCATGTATTTGCTCTTATAAACATACAGGAGGAGAAATCCGTCGAAACTTCGATGACGGAAGTATCCAAAGTCAGCAATGAGCTTGAGGATGCGGGGACAGATGTGCAACTAGGTGGAGCCTATTTGATGCAAACCGTTATTACCAACAAAATTGAGTCTGCAGATGCTAATCAGATGGCTTCTAGTTCCGGTGGATCTTTGACCTTAGGAGCACCTGGATCTAACACACACGCTGAATCAGATGTAGTACCATCATCATCTTTTGTGGCAGAGTCGCTCAACAATTATCTGCAGGAACATCTACAGGGAACTAAAACGAGTAACAGATTGACTACGGAGGAAGTCAGTTCAGAGCATAGTGTTGGTTTGTTTCCTGCAATCAACATAgataaaggaattgaagaaaccAAGAAAACAGACCATGCACTCATGGCGGACGGTGGACTTAAGATAGCCCATAAACATGTTGCAGAGGATGAAGTCAGTATCCATAATCTTATTTTCAGGGATTCTGCGCGCAAAGAGTTGTACTCATTCTTTGAGGCATCTACCAAAAGTCTAAATGGCCAAAAAGCATTGACTTCTCATGCTTCTGGTGAACGCATTAGCGTCTTTTCACACACCTCAAAAGTTTCTTCAATACAAGCAG AGGATTTTAAGGAGAAAAGTCCTCATGGATGTTATAAAGAAGGACCATTCAATAACAAGGACTTTGGGAAAAGAAAGAACCATTTCACTAAGAAGGAAAAGAGCATTCTACTGGACAATGGTACCACAAAGCAGTTTCAGATTCCTAATCCAAAGGGGATCCAAGTGTGTGATGGACCTCAACCATCTGACCAATTCAGAGCTTATCGCCGTTTCCTGAGAGAGGGCAG GTTGATGGACTGCATAGAAATGCTTGACAATATGGAAAGGCACGGTTCATTGAATATGGATAAA GTATATCATGCTGGTTTCTTCCAAGCCTGTAAAAGTCAAAAGGCAGTGAAGGAAGCTTTCCGTTTCACCAAGCTTATCCAAAATCCAACTCTAAGCACATTCAATATGCTCTTGTCTGTATGTGCAACCTCACGGGATCTGGAGG GTGCTTTTCGAGTGGTTCAACTTGTCCGTGAGACTGGACTGAAACCTGACTGCAAGCTCTACACTACTCTTATATCAACTTGTGCAAAATCTGGGAAAGTTGATACCATGTTTGAG GTTTTTCATGAAATGGTCAATGCTGGAGTTGAACCAAATGTTAATACATATGGTGCACTTATTGATGGGTGTGCTAAAGCTGGACAAGTTGCGAAGGCATTCGGTGCCTATGGTATAATGAGATCTAAG AATGTGAAGCCAGATCGTGTTGTATTCAATGCTCTTATCACAGCTTGTGGTCAATCAGGAGCAGTGGATCGTGCATTTGATGTCTTATCTGAGATGAAAGCAGAAGCACGACCAATAGAACCTGATCAGATTACTGTTGGggctttgatgaaggcatgtgcAAATGCCGGTCAG GTTGATCGAGCTCTGGATGTTTACCGTATGATTGATAAATATGATATCAAGGGCACAGCAGAGGTTTACACGATTGCTGTAAATTGTTGTAGTCAAAATGGTAACTGGGATTTTGCGCGCAGCAtttatgatgacatgactagaAAAGGTGTTTATCCAGATGAG ATGTTTATCAGTGCGCTGGTAGATGTGGCAGGGCACGCTGGTAAGTTGGATGCTGCATTTGATGTTCTAGAAGAAGCCAGGACTAAAGGCATAAATGTGGGATCTATGTCATATAGCTCATTGATGGGAGCCTGTAGTAAT GCAAAGAACTGGCAGAAGGCACTAGAATTGTATGAGGATGTTAAAGGCGTCAAGTTAAAACCAACCGTTTCAATGATGAATGCATTGGTAACTGCATTAT GTGATGCTGATCAATATCAGAAGGCTCTGGAAATTTTTTCTGAAATGAAGAGAGTGGACCTATGCCCTAACACCATTACATACTCCACTCTGTTAGTGGCAAGTGAAAA AAAGGATGACTTGGATATTGGCCTCATGCTTCTTTCTCATGCTAAAAAGGATGGTGTTTCCCCAAACCTTGTTATGTGCAGATGTCTTCTTG CTATGTGCTTAAGAAGATTCCAGAAAGCTTGTACACTTGGTGAGCCTGTCTTGTCTTATAACTCTGGTCGCCTGCAGCTTGACAGTAAATG GACATCGTTGGCCTTAATGATCTACAGGGAAACAATTGCAGCTGGTGTGGTACCCACAATGGATGAGCTATCACTAGTTCTGGGTTGCCTACAGCTTCCTCGCGATGCATCACTGAAAGAAAGACTTATTGAGAATCTAGGATTAACTGTTGAAACATCAAAGGGCTCAAACCTGTGCTCTttgattgatggatttggtgaaTATGATTCCCGTGCCTTTTCATTGCTTGAG GAGGCAGCTTCACTTGGGACCATCCCTTTGACTTCTTTAAAGGGAAATCCTGTTGCCGTCGATGCGAGGAATTTGCACATTCATACAGCTCAG GTATATCTTTTGACTGTCCTAAAGGGTCTCAAGCATCGTCTGGCTGCAG gtgcaaaaataccaaaCATATCCATTCTACTCCCTGTAGAGCAGTCACATATTCAGACACCCACTGGCGAGAAAACAATTAAGATTGCTGGAAG GATTAACCGGGCAGTTGCAGCACTTTTGAGGAGGCTTGGCTTGCCTTATCAAGGGAATGAATCGTATGGGAAGATTCGAATCAATGGTGTTATTGTGAAAAAGTGGTTCCAGCCAAAGCTCGAATCCCCTTTCAGTTGGGAACAGACAGATCTGAGCTTCTCCCCGACACGGCTAAGAAAAGGAATTAGCCATCAGCAGCGTAATATTCGAGCAGGCAATTTGTCCTTAGATTAG
- the LOC107771716 gene encoding pentatricopeptide repeat-containing protein MRL1, chloroplastic isoform X3, protein MTEVSKVSNELEDAGTDVQLGGAYLMQTVITNKIESADANQMASSSGGSLTLGAPGSNTHAESDVVPSSSFVAESLNNYLQEHLQGTKTSNRLTTEEVSSEHSVGLFPAINIDKGIEETKKTDHALMADGGLKIAHKHVAEDEVSIHNLIFRDSARKELYSFFEASTKSLNGQKALTSHASGERISVFSHTSKVSSIQAEDFKEKSPHGCYKEGPFNNKDFGKRKNHFTKKEKSILLDNGTTKQFQIPNPKGIQVCDGPQPSDQFRAYRRFLREGRLMDCIEMLDNMERHGSLNMDKVYHAGFFQACKSQKAVKEAFRFTKLIQNPTLSTFNMLLSVCATSRDLEGAFRVVQLVRETGLKPDCKLYTTLISTCAKSGKVDTMFEVFHEMVNAGVEPNVNTYGALIDGCAKAGQVAKAFGAYGIMRSKNVKPDRVVFNALITACGQSGAVDRAFDVLSEMKAEARPIEPDQITVGALMKACANAGQVDRALDVYRMIDKYDIKGTAEVYTIAVNCCSQNGNWDFARSIYDDMTRKGVYPDEMFISALVDVAGHAGKLDAAFDVLEEARTKGINVGSMSYSSLMGACSNAKNWQKALELYEDVKGVKLKPTVSMMNALVTALCDADQYQKALEIFSEMKRVDLCPNTITYSTLLVASEKKDDLDIGLMLLSHAKKDGVSPNLVMCRCLLAMCLRRFQKACTLGEPVLSYNSGRLQLDSKWTSLALMIYRETIAAGVVPTMDELSLVLGCLQLPRDASLKERLIENLGLTVETSKGSNLCSLIDGFGEYDSRAFSLLEEAASLGTIPLTSLKGNPVAVDARNLHIHTAQVYLLTVLKGLKHRLAAGAKIPNISILLPVEQSHIQTPTGEKTIKIAGRINRAVAALLRRLGLPYQGNESYGKIRINGVIVKKWFQPKLESPFSWEQTDLSFSPTRLRKGISHQQRNIRAGNLSLD, encoded by the exons ATGACGGAAGTATCCAAAGTCAGCAATGAGCTTGAGGATGCGGGGACAGATGTGCAACTAGGTGGAGCCTATTTGATGCAAACCGTTATTACCAACAAAATTGAGTCTGCAGATGCTAATCAGATGGCTTCTAGTTCCGGTGGATCTTTGACCTTAGGAGCACCTGGATCTAACACACACGCTGAATCAGATGTAGTACCATCATCATCTTTTGTGGCAGAGTCGCTCAACAATTATCTGCAGGAACATCTACAGGGAACTAAAACGAGTAACAGATTGACTACGGAGGAAGTCAGTTCAGAGCATAGTGTTGGTTTGTTTCCTGCAATCAACATAgataaaggaattgaagaaaccAAGAAAACAGACCATGCACTCATGGCGGACGGTGGACTTAAGATAGCCCATAAACATGTTGCAGAGGATGAAGTCAGTATCCATAATCTTATTTTCAGGGATTCTGCGCGCAAAGAGTTGTACTCATTCTTTGAGGCATCTACCAAAAGTCTAAATGGCCAAAAAGCATTGACTTCTCATGCTTCTGGTGAACGCATTAGCGTCTTTTCACACACCTCAAAAGTTTCTTCAATACAAGCAG AGGATTTTAAGGAGAAAAGTCCTCATGGATGTTATAAAGAAGGACCATTCAATAACAAGGACTTTGGGAAAAGAAAGAACCATTTCACTAAGAAGGAAAAGAGCATTCTACTGGACAATGGTACCACAAAGCAGTTTCAGATTCCTAATCCAAAGGGGATCCAAGTGTGTGATGGACCTCAACCATCTGACCAATTCAGAGCTTATCGCCGTTTCCTGAGAGAGGGCAG GTTGATGGACTGCATAGAAATGCTTGACAATATGGAAAGGCACGGTTCATTGAATATGGATAAA GTATATCATGCTGGTTTCTTCCAAGCCTGTAAAAGTCAAAAGGCAGTGAAGGAAGCTTTCCGTTTCACCAAGCTTATCCAAAATCCAACTCTAAGCACATTCAATATGCTCTTGTCTGTATGTGCAACCTCACGGGATCTGGAGG GTGCTTTTCGAGTGGTTCAACTTGTCCGTGAGACTGGACTGAAACCTGACTGCAAGCTCTACACTACTCTTATATCAACTTGTGCAAAATCTGGGAAAGTTGATACCATGTTTGAG GTTTTTCATGAAATGGTCAATGCTGGAGTTGAACCAAATGTTAATACATATGGTGCACTTATTGATGGGTGTGCTAAAGCTGGACAAGTTGCGAAGGCATTCGGTGCCTATGGTATAATGAGATCTAAG AATGTGAAGCCAGATCGTGTTGTATTCAATGCTCTTATCACAGCTTGTGGTCAATCAGGAGCAGTGGATCGTGCATTTGATGTCTTATCTGAGATGAAAGCAGAAGCACGACCAATAGAACCTGATCAGATTACTGTTGGggctttgatgaaggcatgtgcAAATGCCGGTCAG GTTGATCGAGCTCTGGATGTTTACCGTATGATTGATAAATATGATATCAAGGGCACAGCAGAGGTTTACACGATTGCTGTAAATTGTTGTAGTCAAAATGGTAACTGGGATTTTGCGCGCAGCAtttatgatgacatgactagaAAAGGTGTTTATCCAGATGAG ATGTTTATCAGTGCGCTGGTAGATGTGGCAGGGCACGCTGGTAAGTTGGATGCTGCATTTGATGTTCTAGAAGAAGCCAGGACTAAAGGCATAAATGTGGGATCTATGTCATATAGCTCATTGATGGGAGCCTGTAGTAAT GCAAAGAACTGGCAGAAGGCACTAGAATTGTATGAGGATGTTAAAGGCGTCAAGTTAAAACCAACCGTTTCAATGATGAATGCATTGGTAACTGCATTAT GTGATGCTGATCAATATCAGAAGGCTCTGGAAATTTTTTCTGAAATGAAGAGAGTGGACCTATGCCCTAACACCATTACATACTCCACTCTGTTAGTGGCAAGTGAAAA AAAGGATGACTTGGATATTGGCCTCATGCTTCTTTCTCATGCTAAAAAGGATGGTGTTTCCCCAAACCTTGTTATGTGCAGATGTCTTCTTG CTATGTGCTTAAGAAGATTCCAGAAAGCTTGTACACTTGGTGAGCCTGTCTTGTCTTATAACTCTGGTCGCCTGCAGCTTGACAGTAAATG GACATCGTTGGCCTTAATGATCTACAGGGAAACAATTGCAGCTGGTGTGGTACCCACAATGGATGAGCTATCACTAGTTCTGGGTTGCCTACAGCTTCCTCGCGATGCATCACTGAAAGAAAGACTTATTGAGAATCTAGGATTAACTGTTGAAACATCAAAGGGCTCAAACCTGTGCTCTttgattgatggatttggtgaaTATGATTCCCGTGCCTTTTCATTGCTTGAG GAGGCAGCTTCACTTGGGACCATCCCTTTGACTTCTTTAAAGGGAAATCCTGTTGCCGTCGATGCGAGGAATTTGCACATTCATACAGCTCAG GTATATCTTTTGACTGTCCTAAAGGGTCTCAAGCATCGTCTGGCTGCAG gtgcaaaaataccaaaCATATCCATTCTACTCCCTGTAGAGCAGTCACATATTCAGACACCCACTGGCGAGAAAACAATTAAGATTGCTGGAAG GATTAACCGGGCAGTTGCAGCACTTTTGAGGAGGCTTGGCTTGCCTTATCAAGGGAATGAATCGTATGGGAAGATTCGAATCAATGGTGTTATTGTGAAAAAGTGGTTCCAGCCAAAGCTCGAATCCCCTTTCAGTTGGGAACAGACAGATCTGAGCTTCTCCCCGACACGGCTAAGAAAAGGAATTAGCCATCAGCAGCGTAATATTCGAGCAGGCAATTTGTCCTTAGATTAG
- the LOC107771716 gene encoding pentatricopeptide repeat-containing protein MRL1, chloroplastic isoform X2, with the protein MDSIFSPKPHTLSLISCSPISSSLIPRRHQCFFGSSHNNLRSPVLLRSRRKCRNIGFQFGAHSSPFVLRASLDSQSVVVVAAVVTISALTIIFFEFSKRNANLKEEEKSVETSMTEVSKVSNELEDAGTDVQLGGAYLMQTVITNKIESADANQMASSSGGSLTLGAPGSNTHAESDVVPSSSFVAESLNNYLQEHLQGTKTSNRLTTEEVSSEHSVGLFPAINIDKGIEETKKTDHALMADGGLKIAHKHVAEDEVSIHNLIFRDSARKELYSFFEASTKSLNGQKALTSHASGERISVFSHTSKVSSIQAEDFKEKSPHGCYKEGPFNNKDFGKRKNHFTKKEKSILLDNGTTKQFQIPNPKGIQVCDGPQPSDQFRAYRRFLREGRLMDCIEMLDNMERHGSLNMDKVYHAGFFQACKSQKAVKEAFRFTKLIQNPTLSTFNMLLSVCATSRDLEGAFRVVQLVRETGLKPDCKLYTTLISTCAKSGKVDTMFEVFHEMVNAGVEPNVNTYGALIDGCAKAGQVAKAFGAYGIMRSKNVKPDRVVFNALITACGQSGAVDRAFDVLSEMKAEARPIEPDQITVGALMKACANAGQVDRALDVYRMIDKYDIKGTAEVYTIAVNCCSQNGNWDFARSIYDDMTRKGVYPDEMFISALVDVAGHAGKLDAAFDVLEEARTKGINVGSMSYSSLMGACSNAKNWQKALELYEDVKGVKLKPTVSMMNALVTALCDADQYQKALEIFSEMKRVDLCPNTITYSTLLVASEKKDDLDIGLMLLSHAKKDGVSPNLVMCRCLLAMCLRRFQKACTLGEPVLSYNSGRLQLDSKWTSLALMIYRETIAAGVVPTMDELSLVLGCLQLPRDASLKERLIENLGLTVETSKGSNLCSLIDGFGEYDSRAFSLLEEAASLGTIPLTSLKGNPVAVDARNLHIHTAQVYLLTVLKGLKHRLAAGAKIPNISILLPVEQSHIQTPTGEKTIKIAGRINRAVAALLRRLGLPYQGNESYGKIRINGVIVKKWFQPKLESPFSWEQTDLSFSPTRLRKGISHQQRNIRAGNLSLD; encoded by the exons ATGGACTCAATATTCTCTCCAAAACCTCACACGCTTTCTCTAATATCTTGCTCTCCAATCTCCTCTTCTCTTATTCCTCGCCGCCACCAATGCTTCTTCGGTTCTAGCCATAATAATTTACGGTCTCCTGTCCTTCTTCGCTCGCGGAGGAAATGTCGAAATATCGGCTTTCAATTTGGCGCTCACTCTTCGCCATTTGTCCTCAGAGCTTCTCTTGATTCGCAATCGGTTGTCGTTGTTGCTGCCGTTGTCACTATCTCTGCTCTTACAAtcatcttttttgaattttccaaaCGAAATGCCAATTTAAAGGAG GAGGAGAAATCCGTCGAAACTTCGATGACGGAAGTATCCAAAGTCAGCAATGAGCTTGAGGATGCGGGGACAGATGTGCAACTAGGTGGAGCCTATTTGATGCAAACCGTTATTACCAACAAAATTGAGTCTGCAGATGCTAATCAGATGGCTTCTAGTTCCGGTGGATCTTTGACCTTAGGAGCACCTGGATCTAACACACACGCTGAATCAGATGTAGTACCATCATCATCTTTTGTGGCAGAGTCGCTCAACAATTATCTGCAGGAACATCTACAGGGAACTAAAACGAGTAACAGATTGACTACGGAGGAAGTCAGTTCAGAGCATAGTGTTGGTTTGTTTCCTGCAATCAACATAgataaaggaattgaagaaaccAAGAAAACAGACCATGCACTCATGGCGGACGGTGGACTTAAGATAGCCCATAAACATGTTGCAGAGGATGAAGTCAGTATCCATAATCTTATTTTCAGGGATTCTGCGCGCAAAGAGTTGTACTCATTCTTTGAGGCATCTACCAAAAGTCTAAATGGCCAAAAAGCATTGACTTCTCATGCTTCTGGTGAACGCATTAGCGTCTTTTCACACACCTCAAAAGTTTCTTCAATACAAGCAG AGGATTTTAAGGAGAAAAGTCCTCATGGATGTTATAAAGAAGGACCATTCAATAACAAGGACTTTGGGAAAAGAAAGAACCATTTCACTAAGAAGGAAAAGAGCATTCTACTGGACAATGGTACCACAAAGCAGTTTCAGATTCCTAATCCAAAGGGGATCCAAGTGTGTGATGGACCTCAACCATCTGACCAATTCAGAGCTTATCGCCGTTTCCTGAGAGAGGGCAG GTTGATGGACTGCATAGAAATGCTTGACAATATGGAAAGGCACGGTTCATTGAATATGGATAAA GTATATCATGCTGGTTTCTTCCAAGCCTGTAAAAGTCAAAAGGCAGTGAAGGAAGCTTTCCGTTTCACCAAGCTTATCCAAAATCCAACTCTAAGCACATTCAATATGCTCTTGTCTGTATGTGCAACCTCACGGGATCTGGAGG GTGCTTTTCGAGTGGTTCAACTTGTCCGTGAGACTGGACTGAAACCTGACTGCAAGCTCTACACTACTCTTATATCAACTTGTGCAAAATCTGGGAAAGTTGATACCATGTTTGAG GTTTTTCATGAAATGGTCAATGCTGGAGTTGAACCAAATGTTAATACATATGGTGCACTTATTGATGGGTGTGCTAAAGCTGGACAAGTTGCGAAGGCATTCGGTGCCTATGGTATAATGAGATCTAAG AATGTGAAGCCAGATCGTGTTGTATTCAATGCTCTTATCACAGCTTGTGGTCAATCAGGAGCAGTGGATCGTGCATTTGATGTCTTATCTGAGATGAAAGCAGAAGCACGACCAATAGAACCTGATCAGATTACTGTTGGggctttgatgaaggcatgtgcAAATGCCGGTCAG GTTGATCGAGCTCTGGATGTTTACCGTATGATTGATAAATATGATATCAAGGGCACAGCAGAGGTTTACACGATTGCTGTAAATTGTTGTAGTCAAAATGGTAACTGGGATTTTGCGCGCAGCAtttatgatgacatgactagaAAAGGTGTTTATCCAGATGAG ATGTTTATCAGTGCGCTGGTAGATGTGGCAGGGCACGCTGGTAAGTTGGATGCTGCATTTGATGTTCTAGAAGAAGCCAGGACTAAAGGCATAAATGTGGGATCTATGTCATATAGCTCATTGATGGGAGCCTGTAGTAAT GCAAAGAACTGGCAGAAGGCACTAGAATTGTATGAGGATGTTAAAGGCGTCAAGTTAAAACCAACCGTTTCAATGATGAATGCATTGGTAACTGCATTAT GTGATGCTGATCAATATCAGAAGGCTCTGGAAATTTTTTCTGAAATGAAGAGAGTGGACCTATGCCCTAACACCATTACATACTCCACTCTGTTAGTGGCAAGTGAAAA AAAGGATGACTTGGATATTGGCCTCATGCTTCTTTCTCATGCTAAAAAGGATGGTGTTTCCCCAAACCTTGTTATGTGCAGATGTCTTCTTG CTATGTGCTTAAGAAGATTCCAGAAAGCTTGTACACTTGGTGAGCCTGTCTTGTCTTATAACTCTGGTCGCCTGCAGCTTGACAGTAAATG GACATCGTTGGCCTTAATGATCTACAGGGAAACAATTGCAGCTGGTGTGGTACCCACAATGGATGAGCTATCACTAGTTCTGGGTTGCCTACAGCTTCCTCGCGATGCATCACTGAAAGAAAGACTTATTGAGAATCTAGGATTAACTGTTGAAACATCAAAGGGCTCAAACCTGTGCTCTttgattgatggatttggtgaaTATGATTCCCGTGCCTTTTCATTGCTTGAG GAGGCAGCTTCACTTGGGACCATCCCTTTGACTTCTTTAAAGGGAAATCCTGTTGCCGTCGATGCGAGGAATTTGCACATTCATACAGCTCAG GTATATCTTTTGACTGTCCTAAAGGGTCTCAAGCATCGTCTGGCTGCAG gtgcaaaaataccaaaCATATCCATTCTACTCCCTGTAGAGCAGTCACATATTCAGACACCCACTGGCGAGAAAACAATTAAGATTGCTGGAAG GATTAACCGGGCAGTTGCAGCACTTTTGAGGAGGCTTGGCTTGCCTTATCAAGGGAATGAATCGTATGGGAAGATTCGAATCAATGGTGTTATTGTGAAAAAGTGGTTCCAGCCAAAGCTCGAATCCCCTTTCAGTTGGGAACAGACAGATCTGAGCTTCTCCCCGACACGGCTAAGAAAAGGAATTAGCCATCAGCAGCGTAATATTCGAGCAGGCAATTTGTCCTTAGATTAG